The sequence below is a genomic window from Candidatus Hydrogenedentota bacterium.
GGCTCTTCTCAAGTTGCTTCGCTGGTTCATGGTGGCTCACCCGTGGTTACGGTTAACGCCGTACGTTGTTGGCGGTCTGAAGCATTTCGTCGGCGGTCTGGATTACCTTGGAATTGGCTTCATAGGCCCGCTGCGCAATGATCATCTGAAGGATTTCTTCCACCACCTGCACATTGGAGTTTTCGAGGAAGCCCTGAGTGAGTGTGCCCAGACCTTCAAGACCGGGCGTGGCCGGTGTGGGCGGGCCGGAAGCATCGTTTTCCATGAGCAGGTTGCGGCCCAATCGGGCATCGAGGCCCGCGGGATTCGGGAAGCGAACGAGTTCGATGTTGCCCACCTGGGTGGTTACGTTGCCGGGTTGGATGACGGAAACGGTGCCATCGGGGCCGATGTTTACCACTTCGGCGTCGTCGGGAATAACGATGTTGTCCGCAAGCAGATAACCGTCCGCGGTGAGCACCTGACCTTCGGCGTTTACCTTGAAGGCGCCGTCACGGGTGTAGCCCGTTGTGCCGTCGGGCAGGGTAATCTGGAAAAATCCTTCACCCTCGATGGCAAGGTCAAAGGGATTGCCGGTCTGAATGGAGCCGCCCTGGGTGTGGAGCTTGGCGATGGACGAAGGCCGCACGCCATGGCCAATCTGGATGCCCTCGGGGATGGTGGTGCCGTTGGCGGTCTGGGTTCCGGCGGGCTTGATGGTCTCGTAGAGAAGGTCCTGGAAGTTCACGCGGCTCTTCTTGAAACCGGTGGTGTTCACGTTCGCCAGGTTGTGGGCGATGGTGTCGATGTTCATCTGCTGGGCAATCATGCCGGTGGATGCGGTGAACAGTGAACGTATCATGGTCTTCTCCTCAAAGGCCCCGGGGGCGCGCGATTACTGCGCGGCCACCTGATCGATCAGACGGCTGGTCGCGCCGTCTATGGCTTGAATAACTTTCTGATTGGCCTCATAGGCGCGGAGACCCAGCATCATGCTCGTCATTTCAACGGGAAGCTGGACGTTGGACATCTCAAGGGCCCCTTGAACCAGAGCCGTTTCCGTGGCCGCGCCGCTCTGCTGGAGAACTTCGTCGCTGGCCCGATACAGATTGTCGCCCTCCCGCTCCAGTCGGGTGGGGTCCTGGAATTCAACGATTTGAATCTGTCCAGAGTCCGCCCCGTCCACCCGGACGGTACCGTCCTGGTCAATGGTGATCTTGGCGCCGGACACGGCGATGGGGGCGCCGGTTGCGCCGAGGACCTTGTAGCCCTCGGCGGTGGCGAGTTCGCCCTGGGCGTCCATGGTGAAGTGTCCGTCCCGTGTATAGCGCTCGCCCTGGGGGGTGTTGACCACCACATAGCCGGGCCCGGTGACCGCCAGGCTGAGCGGATCCTCCGTGATCCGCAGGGAGCCCGGGGCAAGATTGGTGAAGGTCTCCACGCCTTTCACGCCGCCGGCCGGTGCGGCTTCGCGGTTGAAGTGAAAGGGGCTAATCATTTTTGGCGAGAGTACTTCGTAGAAGCCGAGCTGCACGGGCTGCAATCGTTTGTACCCGGGGGTCGCCGCGTTGGCCAGATTGTTGGCCACGATATCCTGCCGCTGCTCGACGGCGATCATGCCGCTTGCCGCTGTATACAGGCCGGAAATCATTGCCTCGCTCTCCTGTTCGTGCTATCGAAACACCCCGTGGGGGGTGATGCGTTCGAGTTGGCCTGGGCACATATCCCGCGACGGATCCGGCTGCCAATGGGTAACAGACCGTAAGGCGCCAGGCCAACCACTCTTGGAATCGATTCAATGGGACTCAAACCGATGCCTGTACAAGGCAAGACTT
It includes:
- the flgG gene encoding flagellar basal-body rod protein FlgG; the protein is MIRSLFTASTGMIAQQMNIDTIAHNLANVNTTGFKKSRVNFQDLLYETIKPAGTQTANGTTIPEGIQIGHGVRPSSIAKLHTQGGSIQTGNPFDLAIEGEGFFQITLPDGTTGYTRDGAFKVNAEGQVLTADGYLLADNIVIPDDAEVVNIGPDGTVSVIQPGNVTTQVGNIELVRFPNPAGLDARLGRNLLMENDASGPPTPATPGLEGLGTLTQGFLENSNVQVVEEILQMIIAQRAYEANSKVIQTADEMLQTANNVRR
- the flgF gene encoding flagellar basal-body rod protein FlgF, with the protein product MISGLYTAASGMIAVEQRQDIVANNLANAATPGYKRLQPVQLGFYEVLSPKMISPFHFNREAAPAGGVKGVETFTNLAPGSLRITEDPLSLAVTGPGYVVVNTPQGERYTRDGHFTMDAQGELATAEGYKVLGATGAPIAVSGAKITIDQDGTVRVDGADSGQIQIVEFQDPTRLEREGDNLYRASDEVLQQSGAATETALVQGALEMSNVQLPVEMTSMMLGLRAYEANQKVIQAIDGATSRLIDQVAAQ